The proteins below come from a single Triticum aestivum cultivar Chinese Spring chromosome 5D, IWGSC CS RefSeq v2.1, whole genome shotgun sequence genomic window:
- the LOC123122806 gene encoding tRNA (guanine-N(7)-)-methyltransferase non-catalytic subunit wdr4, whose translation MEDAAVEEAEVSGAGEFAPALVAAHPLGNSVAVAVGPELRVFDLKGGCAVSLSDDSGGCSHSDAIRAISFSADGALFASAGDDKLVKIWKTDSWRCIQTITSEKRVSAVAISKDGLYVTFADKFGVIWLVTVGEHGGGQVSSDNKPVSLYGHYCSIITSMKFSPDGRFIATADRDFKIRVTSFPKNPIKGAPEIQSFCLGHTEFVSSIAFTSHSGGSSFLLSGGGDSSVRLWDYITGCLLDTYEVKDKVGEQPNETEDSNLAIADLCLTNDDSLVAVAIQSLNGIMLLACDLVAKKLSFLKVITTEKSYIPTSLAYSSSADLLWTVMGASNMPNQAASQLLTRVRIIPRSQKDLSADPAVLEDSEVPHGEKLLLALQGSLDASKQEEVLAAVLAALRVSMHKMLVKKNYSEERREQRKRGRNDKKIKK comes from the exons ATGGAGGACgccgcggtggaggaggcggaggtgagCGGCGCCGGCGAGTTCGCGCCGGCGCTCGTCGCCGCCCACCCGCTCGGCaactccgtcgccgtcgccgtcgggcCCGAGCTCCGCGTGTTCGATCTCAA GGGCGGCTGTGCAGTTTCATTGTCAGATGATTCTGGTGGTTGTTCTCATTCGGATGCTATTAGAGCAATTTCGTTTAGTGCTGATGGTGCCTTGTTCGCATCTGCCGGTGATGATAAGCTTGTGAAGATCTGGAAGACTGACTCATGGCGCTGCATCCAGACTAT AACTTCTGAAAAGAGGGTTAGCGCAGTTGCTATTAGCAAAGATGGCCTGTATGTGACATTTGCAGATAAATTTGGTGTCATTTGGTTAGTTACTGTGGGGGAACATGGTGGAGGGCAGGTGTCATCTGATAACAAACCTGTCTCACTTTATGGTCACTACTGCAGTATTATTACTAGCATG AAATTCTCACCGGATGGACGCTTCATTGCCACTGCTGACCGGGACTTCAAAATCCGA GTTACATCATTTCCAAAGAATCCCATAAAAGGGGCTCCTGAAATACAGAGCTTTTGCCTTGGACATACAGA ATTCGTTTCTTCCATTGCCTTCACAAGCCATTCTGGAGGATCAAGCTTTTTATTATCGGGAGGCGGTGATTCATCT GTTCGGTTATGGGATTACATAACTGGCTGCCTCCTTGATACATATGAAGTCAAAGACAAG GTGGGAGAACAGCCAAATGAAACTGAAGATAGCAATCTAGCCATTGCAGACTTGTGTTTGACAAATGATGACTCACTGGTTGCTGTAGCTATTCAAAG TTTGAATGGCATAATGCTCTTAGCATGTGATCTCGTAGCGAAGAAGTTGTCTTTTCTGAAG GTGATTACGACGGAAAAGAGCTACATTCCCACTAGCTTAGCCTACAGCTCATCCGCAGATCTTCTGTGGACTGTCATGGGCGCATCAAACATGCCTAACCAGGCCGCCTCCCAGTTACTAACCCGTGTCAGAATCATCCCCCGCTCCCAGAAGGATCTATCAGCCGACCCTGCGGTCCTGGAGGACAGCGAAGTACCACATGGCGAGAAGCTTCTGCTGGCGCTGCAGGGAAGCCTTGACGCCTCAAAGCAGGAGGAGGTGCTGGCGGCGGTGCTGGCCGCCCTCAGAGTCTCGATGCACAAGATGCTGGTGAAGAAGAACTACTCGGAGGAGAGGCGGGAGCAGCGGAAGAGGGGCAGGAACGATAAGAAGATCAAGAAGTAA